A single Ancylothrix sp. D3o DNA region contains:
- a CDS encoding peptidoglycan DD-metalloendopeptidase family protein — translation METVTPVLADPHPHSRTRTHYALIGLALSVGATSLFLPRQGDQANATEYIPPTGTQSAVHTSEVTATSAETQIQSLVSGPAAKKIESAPQNAIDAGVATATQNVNPTPDAEVMPVAIQQPETYNQSLQNNSSDSLRQEIIRLRQKYRRLKEQPQTHLSQTTSITEDQQDLQFRQTTQSVQLNLENLRRKRNLELQVRNSSLENPTNLQTNRQELIAVAPLGSEAYEYDIKPRFVSPALPPLNRPDTYLPKTPAIFEGYIWPAQGTLTSGYGWRWGRMHAGIDIAGPIGTPIVAAGGGIVTFAGWDEGGYGNLVEIQHPDGSITRYAHNNRILVREGQQVEGGQQIAEMGSTGNSTGPHLHFEIHPQGKGAENPLAYLRT, via the coding sequence GTGGAAACCGTAACGCCAGTTCTTGCCGATCCTCATCCCCATTCGCGCACTCGCACTCACTATGCACTGATTGGACTGGCCCTTTCCGTAGGAGCAACCAGCCTATTTTTGCCCCGCCAGGGCGATCAAGCCAACGCCACAGAATATATCCCCCCAACCGGCACCCAGAGTGCTGTTCACACCTCAGAAGTCACAGCCACTTCAGCCGAAACCCAGATACAATCTTTAGTGAGCGGGCCGGCTGCCAAAAAAATCGAATCAGCCCCCCAAAATGCTATTGATGCCGGTGTTGCAACAGCCACCCAGAACGTTAACCCAACGCCTGATGCGGAAGTTATGCCAGTTGCCATTCAACAGCCAGAAACCTACAACCAATCACTCCAAAACAACTCTAGCGACAGCTTAAGACAAGAAATTATCCGACTGCGGCAAAAATACCGACGCCTTAAAGAACAGCCGCAAACCCATTTGTCTCAAACCACTTCTATTACCGAAGATCAGCAAGATTTGCAATTCAGGCAAACGACTCAAAGCGTGCAACTCAACTTAGAAAATTTACGCAGAAAAAGAAACCTAGAGTTGCAAGTTCGCAATAGTTCATTAGAAAATCCGACAAATCTCCAAACCAATCGCCAAGAATTAATAGCCGTAGCGCCTTTGGGGTCAGAAGCCTACGAATATGACATCAAACCGCGCTTTGTTTCACCGGCCTTACCACCTCTAAACCGGCCCGACACCTACCTGCCAAAAACTCCAGCCATTTTTGAGGGATATATTTGGCCGGCCCAAGGAACACTAACCTCTGGCTATGGTTGGCGTTGGGGAAGAATGCACGCTGGAATAGACATTGCCGGGCCCATTGGCACACCGATAGTCGCGGCTGGCGGGGGAATTGTCACATTTGCCGGTTGGGATGAAGGAGGCTATGGAAACCTCGTAGAAATACAGCATCCAGATGGCAGCATCACCCGCTATGCTCACAACAACCGCATTTTAGTCCGAGAAGGGCAACAAGTGGAAGGCGGCCAGCAGATTGCCGAAATGGGAAGCACCGGCAACAGCACCGGCCCGCATTTACACTTTGAAATTCACCCCCAAGGAAAAGGCGCAGAAAATCCCCTTGCCTATTTGCGAACTTAA
- a CDS encoding CRR6 family NdhI maturation factor, with the protein MLLTIPLNSENIDSLDLSPAQTAIEAVLAKGSEAASEQLSFEIDYPTEPEDPRELSEIPEVRLWFLRLDARYPWLPVLLMGNSGELARYTAMLVPHQFHRTEGIQFNPEALEIFIMQKIFVVSDWLFSINAPSKFKLMALAQMLGYELDEAFFEAVVMGNK; encoded by the coding sequence ATGTTATTGACAATTCCTCTAAACTCTGAAAACATCGATTCGCTGGATCTCTCACCGGCCCAAACTGCTATCGAGGCTGTGCTGGCAAAAGGCTCTGAAGCTGCATCTGAGCAGTTGTCCTTTGAAATTGATTATCCCACTGAACCCGAAGATCCCCGCGAATTATCGGAAATTCCGGAAGTGCGTCTCTGGTTTCTTCGTTTAGATGCTCGTTATCCTTGGTTGCCGGTGTTGTTAATGGGTAATAGTGGAGAGTTGGCCCGTTATACTGCGATGTTGGTGCCCCACCAATTTCACCGCACAGAGGGAATACAGTTTAACCCCGAAGCTTTAGAAATTTTTATTATGCAAAAAATTTTTGTGGTTTCTGATTGGTTGTTTTCTATTAACGCTCCGAGCAAGTTTAAGTTGATGGCTTTGGCTCAAATGTTGGGTTATGAACTTGACGAAGCGTTTTTTGAGGCGGTGGTTATGGGCAATAAGTAA
- a CDS encoding Fur family transcriptional regulator, producing the protein MKPIRSLEDALNRCQNLGMRLSRQRRFILELLWQAKEHLSAREIYDRLNQEGKAIGHTSVYQNLEALSRGGIIECIERSDGRLYGNISDSHSHINCLDTKQILDLHIDLPPELIEQIEQQTGVKITDYRIDFYGYRLDSPPQTPDDVESWYQPTSP; encoded by the coding sequence GTGAAACCAATTCGCTCATTAGAAGATGCTTTAAATCGTTGCCAAAACCTGGGAATGCGCCTTTCTCGCCAGCGCCGCTTCATTCTGGAACTGCTCTGGCAAGCAAAAGAACACCTCTCAGCCAGAGAAATTTATGACCGCTTAAATCAGGAAGGAAAAGCAATAGGTCATACATCCGTTTACCAGAATTTAGAAGCCCTATCGAGAGGAGGCATCATAGAGTGTATAGAACGCTCTGATGGTCGGCTTTATGGAAATATCAGCGACTCCCACAGTCATATAAACTGTTTAGACACCAAACAAATTTTGGATCTTCATATTGACTTGCCACCAGAACTTATCGAACAAATCGAACAGCAAACCGGCGTAAAAATCACCGATTACCGGATCGACTTTTACGGCTATCGCTTAGACTCGCCACCCCAAACCCCAGACGACGTAGAAAGCTGGTATCAACCGACTTCACCCTGA
- a CDS encoding DUF3685 domain-containing protein translates to MLKLLIIDDDLIFRTGLRTICDREPDLQVVAETGKNREAFQLLAGAFANVDLVILDLAIQGQTSDSYPDSTAGLVFCQQLKTSFSQVPVLLLTSLSDSSVILAAQRLGIEGYCPKGTVTPELINAIRLVGQGQNYWPLMPTSSRALGSAETKPGRQFNWKYRTFLSGSRQIERSLAELSTQLDNPFLSPLDRAFLQGRQRELRLAQWLLKQWFANDKQDAPAFVPPPFQPPEPRNFQERPKADLRTTNSETDIVLQPEIFESTFYKLNSSLFNFTDIPLEIDILQTHKKRELLSITLRQIEVLIKELRLADVSLPQIEQKRNALLQDLWQLVLKEFFGKYYTVLLGNSVLEVVPVLLADAGVVQTEIFDKIPYVENVFAYFLFKSSLKIDNQIYAGESAEARFRAEFLLQNLAIQISNAVIQPLLNHFSESEEIKHEFFDRRWLSNRSILKFRNNLSWKYRVERYITEPTAIFESRYWLFILDERGIRKLAIYAPRTEELGQLSGIPLVVTYVLESRDAIAPRLRSAVSFLGSGVVYLLTQVIGRGLGLVARGIIQGIGSSWPEGKLGKNTSRRD, encoded by the coding sequence ATGTTGAAATTACTCATTATTGATGATGACTTGATTTTTCGTACCGGTTTGCGGACAATTTGCGACCGCGAACCAGACTTACAAGTAGTAGCAGAAACCGGCAAAAACAGAGAAGCATTTCAACTTCTGGCCGGTGCCTTTGCCAATGTCGATTTGGTAATTTTAGACTTAGCCATTCAAGGTCAAACATCCGATTCTTATCCAGACTCAACAGCCGGTTTAGTCTTTTGCCAACAGCTAAAAACTTCTTTTTCTCAGGTGCCGGTGTTGTTGCTAACTTCCCTCAGCGATAGCTCGGTAATTTTGGCAGCCCAGCGTTTAGGAATTGAAGGTTACTGTCCCAAAGGAACCGTCACCCCAGAATTAATTAATGCCATTCGTTTAGTTGGACAAGGGCAAAATTACTGGCCTTTGATGCCAACTTCCAGTCGGGCTCTTGGGAGCGCCGAAACAAAGCCAGGCCGGCAGTTTAACTGGAAATATCGTACTTTTTTGTCGGGAAGCCGGCAAATTGAACGCAGTCTCGCCGAACTTTCTACTCAATTAGATAACCCTTTTTTGTCGCCTTTAGACCGGGCTTTTTTGCAGGGACGTCAGCGGGAGTTACGCTTGGCTCAATGGTTGCTTAAGCAGTGGTTTGCCAACGATAAACAAGACGCACCGGCTTTTGTTCCCCCGCCTTTTCAACCCCCGGAACCTAGAAATTTTCAGGAGCGTCCAAAGGCAGATTTGAGGACTACAAATAGCGAAACGGATATTGTATTACAACCAGAAATTTTTGAATCGACTTTTTATAAGCTCAATTCTAGCTTGTTTAATTTTACGGATATTCCTTTAGAAATTGATATTTTACAAACTCATAAAAAGCGGGAATTACTGTCTATAACTTTGCGCCAAATTGAAGTTTTAATTAAGGAACTACGTTTAGCTGATGTTTCTTTACCACAAATTGAGCAAAAACGGAACGCTCTTTTGCAAGATTTATGGCAATTAGTCCTGAAAGAGTTTTTTGGCAAATACTATACTGTTTTGCTAGGTAACTCGGTGCTGGAAGTGGTGCCGGTTTTACTTGCAGATGCCGGTGTGGTTCAAACAGAAATTTTTGATAAAATTCCCTATGTGGAAAATGTTTTTGCTTATTTTCTCTTTAAAAGTTCGCTAAAAATTGATAATCAAATTTATGCCGGTGAAAGTGCCGAAGCTCGATTTAGAGCGGAATTTTTATTACAAAATCTGGCTATTCAAATCTCTAATGCGGTGATTCAACCGTTACTTAATCATTTTTCGGAAAGCGAAGAAATTAAACATGAGTTTTTTGACCGGCGCTGGCTTTCTAATCGGTCTATTTTGAAGTTTCGGAATAATTTATCTTGGAAATATCGGGTAGAAAGATATATTACTGAACCGACAGCTATTTTTGAAAGCCGGTATTGGTTGTTTATTTTAGATGAGCGTGGGATTAGAAAATTGGCTATTTATGCGCCTCGCACGGAGGAGTTAGGGCAACTTTCTGGTATTCCTTTGGTGGTGACTTATGTGTTGGAAAGTCGGGATGCAATTGCTCCTCGTTTGCGTTCGGCGGTAAGTTTTTTGGGCAGTGGGGTTGTTTATTTGCTTACTCAGGTGATTGGTAGGGGGTTGGGTTTAGTTGCTCGTGGTATTATTCAAGGTATTGGTAGTTCTTGGCCGGAAGGTAAGCTGGGGAAGAATACTTCGCGGCGAGATTGA
- a CDS encoding 3-isopropylmalate dehydratase large subunit: protein MGMTLTEKILARAAGRSSVQPGENIWVSVDLLMTHDVCGPGTIGVFKREFGADAKVWDKEKIVLIPDHYIFTSDERANRNVDILREFAAEQNIKYFYDIIDRANFKANPDYKGVCHVALAQEGHTRPGEVLFGTDSHTCNAGAFGQFATGIGNTDAAFIMGTGKLLVKVPATMRFILDGELPPYLLAKDLILQIIGDISVSGANYRTMEFTGTAVDAMSMEERMTLCNMVIEAGGKNGTIAPDQTTFDYVRARTDKPFEPVYTDADASFYSSWHCDVSKLEPVVAQPHSPDNRALARECKDVKIDRVYIGSCTGGKTSDFLHAAKILKGNTVKVPTYIVPATQKVYEDLFTVKHEGQTLSEILLAAGCIEPAAPSCAACLGGPKDTFGRLNEPEVCVSTTNRNFPGRMGNKQAQIYLASPYTAAASALTGHVTDPREFM, encoded by the coding sequence ATGGGGATGACCCTCACCGAAAAAATTTTAGCCCGTGCCGCCGGCCGGTCTTCTGTTCAGCCAGGGGAAAATATCTGGGTGTCGGTTGATCTTTTAATGACGCACGATGTCTGCGGGCCCGGAACCATCGGCGTTTTTAAACGCGAATTTGGCGCCGATGCTAAGGTCTGGGATAAAGAAAAAATTGTTTTAATTCCCGACCACTATATCTTTACCTCAGACGAACGTGCTAATCGCAACGTCGATATTCTGCGCGAATTTGCAGCAGAACAAAACATTAAATATTTCTACGATATTATCGACCGTGCTAATTTTAAGGCCAATCCAGATTATAAAGGCGTTTGTCACGTTGCTTTGGCTCAAGAAGGTCACACTCGCCCCGGTGAAGTTCTCTTTGGCACCGACTCTCACACCTGCAATGCCGGCGCTTTTGGTCAATTCGCCACCGGCATCGGCAACACGGATGCTGCGTTTATTATGGGCACCGGCAAGCTTTTAGTTAAAGTTCCAGCCACCATGCGTTTTATCCTCGATGGTGAGTTACCCCCCTATCTTTTAGCCAAAGACCTCATCCTCCAAATTATCGGCGATATCTCTGTCAGTGGTGCCAACTACCGGACAATGGAATTTACCGGCACTGCTGTTGATGCGATGTCTATGGAAGAACGCATGACTCTCTGCAATATGGTCATTGAGGCCGGTGGTAAAAATGGTACCATCGCCCCCGACCAAACTACTTTTGATTATGTCCGTGCTCGCACAGATAAGCCTTTTGAGCCGGTTTATACCGATGCTGATGCCAGCTTTTATAGCAGTTGGCATTGTGATGTCTCTAAACTAGAGCCGGTCGTCGCTCAACCCCACTCCCCCGATAACCGCGCCTTAGCACGAGAATGCAAAGATGTCAAGATAGACCGCGTATATATCGGTTCTTGCACCGGCGGCAAAACTTCTGACTTCCTCCACGCTGCCAAAATTCTCAAAGGCAATACAGTCAAAGTACCCACCTATATTGTCCCAGCCACCCAAAAAGTCTATGAAGACTTATTTACCGTCAAACATGAAGGACAAACCCTCTCAGAAATCCTATTAGCAGCCGGTTGTATTGAACCAGCAGCCCCCAGTTGTGCAGCTTGTTTAGGCGGCCCTAAAGACACCTTTGGCCGGTTAAATGAACCCGAAGTTTGTGTCTCCACCACCAACCGCAACTTCCCCGGACGTATGGGCAACAAACAAGCACAAATTTATCTCGCCTCGCCCTACACAGCCGCCGCTTCCGCCCTCACCGGCCACGTCACAGACCCCCGCGAATTCATGTAA
- a CDS encoding TolC family protein, with protein MPSLRYLIAAGVGVALVLCDIKTGTSQTTAINSKTGQHPTPISNQSSEKANYTNLAQTVRQNQLPVSCAELRQRRENPEPQTTPNYTAPATLPEYLNPNPNPLQFPVKPSEVEIIGIQPITLQQAIELARRNNRDLQVAELELERSRAQLREAIAAEYPSLDLAGDITRSDSAQAQRQNELQQLLTGQDVPDETVTRSLSGQLELSYDVYTSGRRSATIRTRERQVELSQLEVERIEEQLRLDISNSYYDIQEAEQQIRISSQAVTASQQSLCDAEALERAGVGTRFDVLQAQVQLANEQQNLARAQRDFQVAQRQLSQQLSISLPLNITAADPVDIAGYWNINLEDSIIEAFKRRAELSQQLLQREISEQQRRVAEAATRPQVSVFANYNILEVFGDQIAVTDGYSLGARLRWNLYDGGASQARATQEDRNRDIAETRFADARNQVRFQVEQAYYDLQTNFENIQTASVEVERAREALRLARLRFGAGVGTQTDVINSETQLTRSEGNRIRAIIGYNRALAAMQRAVSNNPAGSASNTPPTPR; from the coding sequence ATGCCAAGCCTTCGATATCTAATAGCAGCCGGTGTGGGTGTCGCCCTTGTCCTGTGCGACATCAAAACCGGTACCAGCCAAACCACAGCCATAAACAGCAAAACCGGCCAACATCCAACCCCTATCTCTAACCAGAGTTCAGAAAAAGCAAACTACACAAACCTCGCACAAACAGTAAGGCAAAATCAACTTCCTGTTAGCTGTGCAGAACTCAGACAGCGCAGAGAAAACCCAGAGCCCCAGACCACCCCTAACTATACAGCCCCCGCCACCCTCCCCGAATACCTAAACCCCAACCCAAACCCCCTACAATTCCCCGTCAAACCCTCCGAAGTCGAAATCATCGGCATCCAACCCATCACCCTCCAACAAGCCATCGAACTCGCACGGAGAAACAACCGCGACCTCCAAGTAGCCGAACTCGAACTCGAACGCAGCCGAGCCCAACTACGAGAAGCCATCGCCGCTGAATACCCCTCCCTCGACCTGGCAGGCGACATCACCCGCAGCGACTCGGCCCAAGCTCAACGTCAAAACGAACTGCAACAACTACTCACCGGCCAAGACGTCCCCGATGAAACCGTCACCCGCAGCCTCAGCGGACAACTCGAACTTAGTTACGACGTTTACACCTCTGGGCGCCGGTCTGCCACCATCCGCACCCGCGAAAGACAAGTTGAGCTAAGCCAACTCGAAGTAGAACGCATCGAAGAACAACTCCGCCTCGATATCTCCAACTCCTACTACGACATTCAAGAAGCCGAACAACAAATACGCATCTCCAGCCAAGCAGTCACCGCATCCCAACAAAGCCTCTGCGACGCCGAAGCCCTCGAAAGAGCCGGCGTAGGAACCCGCTTTGACGTCCTCCAAGCCCAAGTTCAGCTTGCCAACGAACAACAAAACCTCGCCCGCGCCCAACGCGACTTTCAAGTAGCCCAGCGCCAACTCTCCCAACAACTCAGCATCTCCCTTCCCCTCAACATCACCGCCGCCGATCCCGTCGATATCGCCGGCTACTGGAACATCAACCTCGAAGACAGCATCATCGAAGCCTTCAAACGCCGCGCCGAACTCTCCCAGCAACTACTCCAACGCGAAATTAGCGAACAACAGCGCCGTGTCGCCGAAGCCGCCACCCGCCCCCAAGTCAGCGTTTTTGCCAACTACAACATCCTCGAAGTCTTTGGCGATCAAATCGCCGTCACAGACGGTTACTCGCTCGGTGCCCGTTTGCGCTGGAACTTATACGACGGCGGAGCCTCCCAAGCCAGAGCTACCCAAGAAGACAGAAATAGAGATATTGCCGAAACCCGCTTTGCAGACGCTCGCAACCAAGTTCGTTTTCAAGTCGAGCAAGCTTACTATGACTTGCAAACCAATTTTGAAAATATCCAAACCGCCAGCGTTGAAGTTGAACGCGCCAGAGAAGCCCTCCGTCTTGCCCGCTTACGCTTTGGCGCCGGTGTCGGTACCCAAACCGATGTCATCAACTCCGAAACCCAGCTTACCCGTTCCGAAGGCAACCGCATCCGTGCCATCATCGGCTACAACCGCGCCCTCGCCGCCATGCAACGCGCCGTCAGCAACAACCCCGCCGGTAGCGCCAGCAACACTCCCCCCACCCCTCGTTAA